In one Gemmatimonadota bacterium genomic region, the following are encoded:
- a CDS encoding CoA-binding protein — MTWQSHLLTTPEQLRDLLERSKRIAVLGIKPDPHQPAYDIPEYLQHAGYQIIPVPVYYPDLKEVLGQPVYRSLVDVPGEIDIVDVFRRPADIPKHIDDMIAKHPKAVWFQLGIRNDEAAEALARAGIDVVQDRCMKVELKRIGR, encoded by the coding sequence ATGACCTGGCAATCCCATCTTCTCACGACGCCGGAACAGCTTCGCGACCTTCTGGAGCGGTCCAAGCGGATCGCCGTACTCGGAATCAAGCCCGATCCACACCAGCCGGCGTATGACATCCCCGAATACTTGCAGCACGCCGGCTACCAAATCATTCCTGTCCCCGTCTACTATCCGGATCTGAAAGAAGTATTGGGTCAACCGGTCTATCGGTCGCTCGTCGACGTTCCTGGTGAAATAGACATCGTCGACGTCTTTAGACGCCCCGCGGACATTCCGAAGCATATCGACGACATGATCGCGAAGCATCCGAAGGCCGTCTGGTTCCAGCTCGGAATTCGGAACGACGAAGCGGCAGAGGCGCTCGCACGTGCAGGAATTGACGTCGTGCAGGATCGCTGCATGAAGGTCGAGCTGAAGCGGATCGGAAGATAG
- a CDS encoding sensor domain-containing diguanylate cyclase, giving the protein MLTKSDRDLTEPPHPTSADRNPMTVDPQGNPPEADPDPDPARAGVTGPECEQTPQNLPDPAAPAASAEAGDQLEALRAALRKAEGELLRTRQEAESKRHLVDIMHEVMGNLSTEEIFHMVARRLARALQLSHSSVILARAGDARGMVATAFEQPNLANLEIELDRYPEVSAALDQKRPVLIQDLQTSPWYARLREQWARDGTRMNVRSVIAIPFAFEKMRTGVFLLRRTTDQDPLAASDVEFADTVIKSAVNAIEQAHTIEQTKADNARLEALAHTDPLTHLLNRRALTIRLVAELERVRRYNSPLTMLMIDLDHFKLVNDTFGHLVGDEVLRGIGMILQRAVRSVDMVARYGGEEFVVVLPETGEMGAVAFAERIRQRVEQHNFEAARTASVRVTVSIGVSCFPSPHVDSAEDLFAQADAALYRAKDRGRNQVCA; this is encoded by the coding sequence TTGCTGACGAAGAGTGACAGGGACCTGACTGAGCCGCCACATCCCACGAGTGCGGATCGGAATCCGATGACGGTGGACCCGCAAGGAAATCCTCCCGAAGCCGATCCCGATCCCGATCCCGCTCGAGCGGGTGTGACTGGTCCGGAGTGCGAGCAAACGCCGCAGAATCTCCCCGATCCTGCGGCTCCAGCCGCTAGCGCCGAAGCCGGCGATCAACTCGAAGCACTGCGTGCTGCCCTGCGCAAGGCTGAAGGCGAGCTGCTTCGCACGCGACAGGAAGCTGAGAGCAAGCGTCACCTCGTCGACATCATGCACGAAGTCATGGGGAATCTCTCCACCGAGGAGATCTTCCACATGGTCGCCCGGCGACTCGCCCGTGCACTGCAGCTCTCCCATTCTTCGGTAATCCTTGCCAGAGCAGGCGATGCACGTGGAATGGTCGCCACCGCATTCGAGCAACCCAATCTCGCAAATCTGGAGATCGAGCTCGATCGCTATCCCGAAGTATCCGCCGCACTGGATCAGAAGCGGCCGGTGCTGATACAGGACCTGCAGACGAGTCCGTGGTACGCCCGTCTGCGTGAACAGTGGGCACGCGACGGCACCCGCATGAACGTGCGCTCCGTCATCGCGATTCCGTTCGCGTTCGAGAAGATGCGCACCGGCGTATTCCTCCTGCGTCGCACGACCGATCAGGATCCGCTTGCGGCAAGCGATGTCGAGTTCGCCGACACGGTGATCAAGAGTGCTGTGAACGCGATCGAGCAGGCGCACACGATCGAGCAGACCAAGGCCGATAACGCGCGCCTGGAAGCGCTGGCGCATACCGATCCGCTCACGCATCTACTCAATCGCCGCGCACTGACGATTCGCCTTGTCGCCGAGCTGGAGCGGGTGCGGCGCTACAATTCGCCGCTGACGATGCTCATGATCGATCTGGATCACTTCAAGCTCGTCAACGACACCTTCGGCCATCTGGTCGGTGACGAAGTGTTGCGCGGCATCGGCATGATCCTTCAGCGAGCCGTGCGCAGCGTGGACATGGTCGCGCGCTACGGCGGCGAGGAATTCGTGGTAGTCCTTCCGGAAACGGGTGAGATGGGCGCCGTTGCTTTCGCCGAGCGCATCCGGCAGCGGGTGGAGCAGCACAACTTCGAGGCTGCGCGAACGGCTTCTGTCCGAGTCACAGTTTCGATCGGCGTCTCGTGTTTCCCGTCACCCCATGTCGACAGCGCGGAAGATCTGTTCGCGCAGGCAGATGCCGCGCTGTATCGCGCCAAGGACCGAGGCCGGAACCAGGTCTGCGCGTAG
- the gyrA gene encoding DNA gyrase subunit A: protein MTAPNNRERILPRLIHEEVQESFINYSMSVIVSRALPDVRDGLKPVHRRVLYAMNELGLVPGRPYKKSATVVGDVLGKYHPHGDSSVYDALVRMVQDFSLRYPLVDGQGNFGSVDGDNAAAYRYTEARLTRIATEMLGDIDKNTVDFQPNFDDRLQEPRVLPSAMPNLLVNGSSGIAVGMATNIPPHNLREVTSALVALIEDPDLPGSALRKHIKGPDFPTAGYIYGTAGITDYQETGRGRIVMRARAVIEERESSNRAQIVVTELPYQVNKSRLLIDIRDQVREGKLEGISDLRDESDRDGMRMVIELKRDAIPRVVLNQLYKHTAMQSTFGVIMLALVPDSVTGQLVPKVLPLKDVLMHFIAHRHEVVTRRTQFELDKALEREHILEGLKIAVDNIDAVIKLIRAAKDTPTASTQLQARFKLSERQAEAILNMRLAKLTGLEIEKLEAELKDLRAFIKEMRDILASRPRRMQIIREELEKINATYGDERRSEITNDQGEFSVEDLIAEEDMVITISHTGYIKRTSTSTYRKQRRGGRGLNGQGLKEEDFIEHLFIGSTHDYILCFTDDGRCFWLKVHEIPQAGRASRGKPIVNLINVQPDTQIRAVVPVREFGDTQSLLFCTRRGTVKKTALSAYANPRANGIKAIKIESGDELIDVQVTSGTNDVVLATKHGLSVRFHEKDVREMGRDTTGVKGIELRPDDAVVGMVVIKREATLLVVTEKGLGKCSHIDDYRVQKRGGKGIITVNRTDKTGDVVSLMEVLPEDEIMLITKHGVIIRSSVSQVRVTGRIAQGVKLVNLDDGDLVTAVARVIPEDKVEDDDGTADEEIVETLADEE, encoded by the coding sequence ATGACAGCTCCAAATAACCGCGAGCGAATACTCCCGCGGCTGATCCACGAAGAGGTTCAGGAATCGTTCATCAACTACTCGATGAGCGTCATCGTCTCGCGCGCGCTCCCGGACGTGCGTGACGGGCTGAAGCCGGTGCATCGCAGAGTTCTGTATGCGATGAACGAGCTCGGTCTTGTTCCCGGACGCCCGTACAAGAAGTCCGCGACCGTCGTCGGCGACGTGCTCGGCAAGTATCACCCGCACGGTGACAGCTCTGTGTACGACGCACTCGTGCGCATGGTGCAGGACTTCTCGCTGCGCTATCCGCTGGTGGACGGTCAGGGAAACTTCGGATCCGTCGATGGCGACAACGCGGCCGCATACCGCTACACCGAAGCGCGTCTCACACGCATCGCCACCGAGATGCTCGGCGACATCGACAAGAACACCGTCGACTTCCAGCCGAACTTCGACGATCGCCTGCAGGAACCGCGCGTGCTTCCGTCGGCGATGCCCAATCTGCTCGTCAACGGCTCGTCCGGCATCGCGGTCGGAATGGCGACCAACATTCCGCCGCACAACCTGCGTGAAGTCACGAGCGCGCTCGTGGCGCTCATCGAAGACCCCGATCTTCCGGGCAGCGCGCTCCGCAAGCACATCAAGGGGCCCGATTTCCCGACCGCCGGTTACATCTACGGCACCGCCGGAATCACCGACTACCAGGAAACCGGCCGCGGACGAATCGTCATGCGCGCTCGCGCGGTGATCGAGGAGCGCGAGTCTTCCAATCGTGCCCAGATCGTGGTCACCGAGCTGCCTTACCAGGTCAACAAGTCCCGGTTGCTCATCGACATCCGCGATCAGGTCCGCGAGGGCAAGCTCGAAGGCATCAGCGATCTGCGCGACGAGAGCGATCGCGATGGAATGCGCATGGTGATCGAGCTCAAGCGCGACGCGATTCCTCGCGTAGTTCTGAACCAGCTGTACAAGCACACCGCGATGCAGTCCACGTTCGGTGTCATCATGCTTGCGCTCGTCCCGGATTCGGTGACGGGGCAGCTGGTGCCGAAGGTGCTGCCGCTCAAGGATGTGCTGATGCACTTCATCGCGCACCGTCACGAAGTAGTGACGCGGCGCACTCAGTTCGAGCTGGACAAGGCGCTCGAGCGCGAGCACATCCTCGAAGGATTGAAGATCGCCGTCGACAACATCGACGCGGTCATCAAGCTCATCCGTGCGGCCAAGGACACACCCACGGCGAGCACGCAGCTGCAGGCGCGCTTCAAACTGAGCGAGCGGCAGGCGGAAGCGATCCTCAACATGCGCCTCGCCAAGCTCACCGGTCTCGAGATCGAGAAGCTGGAAGCCGAGCTCAAGGATCTGCGCGCATTCATCAAGGAGATGCGCGACATTCTCGCGTCACGTCCGCGCCGCATGCAGATCATTCGCGAGGAGCTGGAGAAGATCAACGCCACCTACGGGGACGAGCGTCGATCCGAGATCACCAACGACCAGGGCGAGTTCTCGGTCGAGGATCTGATCGCCGAGGAGGACATGGTGATCACGATCTCACATACGGGATACATCAAGAGGACGTCCACCTCGACCTACCGCAAGCAGCGTCGCGGCGGTCGCGGCCTGAACGGGCAGGGGCTCAAGGAAGAGGACTTCATCGAGCACCTGTTTATCGGGTCGACCCATGACTACATCCTCTGTTTCACGGATGACGGGCGCTGTTTCTGGCTCAAGGTCCACGAGATCCCCCAGGCTGGCCGCGCCAGCAGGGGAAAGCCCATCGTTAACCTCATCAACGTCCAGCCCGATACTCAGATTCGAGCTGTGGTTCCCGTGCGCGAGTTCGGGGATACGCAGTCGTTGCTGTTTTGTACCCGCCGCGGAACGGTCAAGAAGACCGCACTGTCGGCGTACGCAAATCCGCGCGCCAACGGAATCAAGGCAATCAAGATTGAATCCGGTGACGAGCTGATCGACGTGCAGGTTACAAGTGGAACGAACGACGTCGTGCTCGCAACAAAGCATGGCCTGTCGGTACGATTCCATGAGAAGGATGTGCGCGAGATGGGCCGCGACACAACAGGTGTGAAGGGCATCGAGCTGCGCCCGGACGACGCAGTCGTTGGAATGGTCGTGATCAAGCGCGAGGCGACTCTTCTCGTTGTAACCGAAAAGGGACTCGGCAAGTGCTCGCACATAGACGATTACAGAGTTCAGAAGCGCGGTGGAAAGGGAATCATCACTGTCAACCGCACGGACAAGACCGGTGACGTGGTGTCACTGATGGAAGTGTTGCCCGAAGATGAGATCATGCTCATTACGAAACACGGCGTTATCATACGTTCGTCGGTTTCGCAGGTGCGCGTGACAGGAAGAATTGCGCAGGGTGTTAAGCTCGTTAATCTGGACGATGGCGATCTTGTGACTGCGGTTGCGCGTGTCATCCCCGAAGACAAGGTCGAGGATGACGACGGCACCGCGGATGAGGAGATAGTCGAAACGCTTGCTGACGAAGAGTGA
- a CDS encoding excinuclease ABC subunit UvrA, whose protein sequence is MRNSDNDDFTGFISVRGAREHNLQNVDLDVPRDALVVFTGVSGSGKSSLAFGTLYAEAQRRYLESVAPYARRLFHQMGVPEVDSIDGLPPAVALQQQRGSPTTRSSVGSVTTLSNLLRMLYSRAGDYPRKQPLLYAESFSPNTPEGACPRCHGLGRIYEVTERSMVPDDTLTIRERAVAAWPTAWQGQNQRDILVTLGYDVDRPWRELSKKDRDWILFTDEQPVVPVYAGYTPAETRRALKRKEEPSYMGTFSSARRHVLHSFANTQSALMKKRALQYMLSTECPLCHGKRLRLESLSVKFAGLDIAEISRLPLSRFASMLRPYVDGTSANAARIETVHPEKVVVMQRIAEDLEGRLAVLLDLGLGYLSLDRSTPTLSPGELQRLRLATQVRSNLFGVAYVLDEPSAGLHPADTEALLTALARLKASGNSLLVVEHDLDVIRHADWIVDVGPAAGEQGGLILYSGPPAGLAEIEASQTRRHLFGRDLLPERTIREPRAWLRLADVTRNNLSHLDVAFPLGVLTTVTGVSGSGKSSLVSQVLVELVAEALGHEAPAIAGEMEDLEQTPPPTLGGRIASGVGQIKRMVVVDQKPIGRTPRSNLATYTGLFDHVRKLFAATKMARARHYDAGRFSFNVAKGRCETCEGEGFVFVELLFLPSVYTPCPTCHGARYNAKTLEIQYHGRNIAEVLGMTVDASLEFFADDEPVRRSLEVLREVGLGYIRLGQAATELSGGEAQRIKLATELQRMSRGNTLYVLDEPTTGLHPSDVERLMAQLDRLVNAGNTVVLVEHDMRVVSGSDWVIDIGPGAGEEGGRIVTMGTPADVSRATASRTAPYLARFMA, encoded by the coding sequence ATGCGAAACTCCGACAACGACGATTTCACCGGCTTCATCAGCGTTCGCGGCGCGCGCGAGCACAATCTCCAGAACGTCGATCTCGACGTGCCACGCGATGCACTTGTGGTCTTTACCGGCGTCTCCGGCTCGGGTAAATCATCGCTCGCGTTCGGCACGCTGTACGCCGAAGCGCAGCGGCGCTATCTGGAATCGGTCGCGCCGTACGCGCGACGGCTCTTTCATCAGATGGGCGTACCTGAAGTCGACTCCATCGACGGACTTCCGCCAGCGGTAGCGCTGCAGCAGCAGCGCGGCTCGCCGACCACCCGCTCATCGGTCGGAAGCGTCACGACGCTATCGAATCTGTTGCGCATGCTGTATTCGCGGGCCGGCGACTATCCGCGCAAGCAGCCTCTGCTTTACGCCGAATCGTTTTCGCCCAACACTCCTGAAGGTGCGTGCCCCCGGTGTCACGGGCTTGGCCGCATCTACGAAGTGACGGAGCGCTCGATGGTGCCAGACGACACGCTCACCATTCGCGAGCGCGCCGTAGCTGCGTGGCCAACGGCGTGGCAGGGACAGAATCAGCGCGATATTCTCGTTACACTCGGTTACGATGTCGATCGCCCCTGGCGCGAGCTTTCGAAGAAGGATCGCGACTGGATTCTCTTCACTGACGAGCAGCCCGTGGTGCCCGTGTACGCCGGTTACACACCCGCGGAAACGCGGCGCGCACTCAAGCGCAAGGAGGAGCCCAGCTACATGGGCACATTCTCGAGCGCGCGGCGGCACGTACTGCACAGCTTCGCGAACACGCAGAGCGCGCTGATGAAGAAACGCGCGCTCCAGTACATGCTGAGCACAGAGTGTCCGCTCTGTCACGGCAAGCGGCTGCGTCTCGAATCACTCTCAGTCAAATTCGCGGGACTCGACATCGCCGAAATTTCGCGACTGCCGCTGTCGCGATTCGCCAGCATGTTGCGACCGTATGTCGACGGAACCTCTGCGAATGCCGCCAGGATCGAGACAGTGCATCCGGAAAAGGTCGTGGTAATGCAGCGCATTGCAGAGGATCTGGAAGGTCGTCTTGCAGTATTGCTCGACCTCGGTCTCGGATATCTGTCGCTCGATCGCAGCACACCCACTCTTTCGCCCGGCGAGCTGCAGCGGCTCCGGCTTGCGACACAGGTACGCTCGAATCTGTTCGGCGTCGCCTACGTTCTGGATGAGCCGTCGGCGGGCCTGCATCCGGCCGACACGGAAGCGTTGCTCACGGCGCTCGCTCGATTGAAAGCGTCGGGCAATTCGCTGCTGGTCGTGGAACACGATCTCGATGTGATCCGTCATGCCGACTGGATCGTCGATGTCGGCCCTGCCGCGGGCGAGCAGGGCGGACTCATCCTTTACAGCGGTCCGCCAGCGGGACTCGCGGAGATCGAAGCATCGCAGACGCGTCGCCATCTCTTCGGGCGCGACCTGCTCCCCGAGCGTACGATTCGCGAGCCGCGCGCATGGCTGCGTCTTGCAGACGTTACGCGCAACAACCTCAGTCACCTCGACGTTGCGTTCCCGCTCGGCGTGCTCACGACAGTTACCGGCGTTTCGGGCTCCGGCAAATCCAGTCTCGTGAGTCAGGTGCTCGTCGAGCTCGTAGCCGAAGCGCTGGGACACGAGGCGCCTGCGATCGCCGGTGAGATGGAAGATCTGGAGCAGACGCCACCGCCCACCCTCGGTGGAAGAATCGCTAGCGGCGTCGGGCAGATCAAACGCATGGTGGTCGTCGATCAGAAGCCGATCGGTCGCACGCCGCGCTCGAATCTCGCCACGTACACCGGACTGTTCGACCACGTTCGCAAACTGTTCGCCGCCACGAAGATGGCGCGTGCGCGGCATTACGACGCCGGCCGCTTCTCGTTCAACGTCGCAAAGGGTCGCTGCGAGACGTGTGAAGGAGAGGGATTCGTCTTCGTCGAGCTGCTCTTTCTTCCGAGCGTGTACACTCCCTGCCCAACGTGTCACGGCGCGCGTTACAACGCCAAAACTCTCGAGATCCAATACCACGGCCGTAACATCGCCGAAGTCCTCGGCATGACGGTCGACGCGTCGCTGGAATTCTTCGCGGATGACGAGCCGGTGCGTCGATCGCTCGAGGTGCTGCGCGAAGTCGGACTCGGATACATCCGCCTCGGTCAGGCCGCCACCGAGCTTTCGGGCGGCGAGGCTCAGCGGATCAAGCTCGCGACGGAATTGCAGCGCATGTCACGTGGCAACACTCTGTATGTCCTGGACGAGCCCACGACCGGTCTCCACCCATCCGACGTCGAGAGGCTCATGGCGCAGCTCGACAGGCTGGTGAATGCCGGCAACACCGTCGTCCTGGTAGAGCACGACATGCGCGTCGTTTCCGGAAGCGACTGGGTGATCGATATCGGGCCGGGTGCCGGTGAAGAGGGAGGAAGGATTGTCACGATGGGCACACCCGCGGACGTTTCGCGCGCGACCGCGAGCCGCACTGCACCATATCTCGCCCGCTTCATGGCGTGA
- a CDS encoding zinc-binding dehydrogenase → MRALTISAHGGIEQLELRDNLPVPEPTPGEVRIRVLAAALNHLDLFVLKGLPGATIAPPWIMGADAVGIVDGTDDLVVVNPGLSDGTCEYCRRGEQSLCVRFRLLGEHAPGTIADCIVVPERNVARIPRDTPIPEAAAFTLTTLTAWRMLVTRAQLRPGEQVLIQGIGGGVALSALQIAKQVGARVWVTSSSDEKLARARELGADETINYSTTDVAKEIRARTGKRGVDVVVDSVGEATWQSSLGALGKFGRLVTCGATSGPTVTTDARKLFWNQWTILGSTMGNDAEFAAVADELRNRRLLPPIDSVFDITQGREAFARLQSGAQFGKIVVTIPSDRAP, encoded by the coding sequence TTGCGCGCACTGACAATCTCCGCGCACGGCGGGATCGAACAGCTGGAGCTGCGTGACAACCTGCCGGTTCCGGAGCCCACGCCGGGCGAAGTCCGTATTCGTGTTCTTGCGGCAGCGCTGAATCATCTCGACCTCTTCGTTCTGAAGGGGCTGCCCGGCGCCACGATAGCGCCACCCTGGATAATGGGCGCCGACGCGGTCGGTATCGTCGACGGAACAGATGATCTCGTAGTCGTCAATCCGGGCCTCAGCGACGGGACCTGCGAATATTGCCGACGCGGCGAGCAATCCCTCTGCGTTCGTTTTCGCCTGCTCGGCGAGCACGCGCCAGGTACCATCGCGGATTGTATAGTTGTGCCCGAGCGGAACGTCGCACGTATTCCGCGCGACACGCCGATTCCCGAAGCCGCCGCCTTCACCCTCACAACGCTCACCGCGTGGCGCATGCTCGTTACGCGTGCGCAGCTCCGACCCGGCGAGCAGGTCCTCATCCAGGGAATCGGAGGGGGCGTCGCGCTCTCGGCCCTCCAGATCGCGAAACAGGTCGGCGCGCGCGTCTGGGTCACGTCGTCCAGCGACGAGAAACTCGCCCGCGCGCGCGAACTCGGTGCAGACGAAACCATCAACTATAGTACGACGGATGTCGCAAAAGAGATTCGAGCGCGCACCGGAAAGCGTGGCGTGGACGTCGTTGTCGATTCGGTCGGCGAGGCGACCTGGCAATCCTCGCTCGGTGCGCTCGGCAAATTTGGCAGACTCGTGACATGCGGCGCGACGTCAGGTCCCACGGTTACCACCGACGCGCGCAAGCTGTTCTGGAATCAGTGGACCATACTCGGTTCCACCATGGGCAACGACGCCGAGTTCGCAGCGGTCGCGGACGAGCTGCGCAACCGTCGCCTGCTGCCACCGATCGATTCGGTATTCGACATCACGCAGGGAAGAGAAGCCTTCGCGCGACTCCAGAGCGGCGCGCAGTTCGGGAAGATCGTCGTGACCATACCGTCGGACCGCGCCCCGTAA
- the odhB gene encoding 2-oxoglutarate dehydrogenase complex dihydrolipoyllysine-residue succinyltransferase — translation MIALKVPPLGESIVEATVSRWVKQQGDAVNAGDTILELDTDKITVEVPALRAGVLVKQAVKEGDVVHVDDVLGEIDETATTVAPAAAKPAPPAQAAPAPAAVTPQPTQPAPAAPTVATGAPQKSSPAARQVAEARGVDIGAVQGTGRGGVVSKPDVLAAQPSARPSAQPTAAATPAAPSGPPALRSAPAPSAPGERETREKLSTRRKRIAENLLQSHLATAHLTTFNEIDMSAVSSLRERVKEKIEKQHGVRLSFMPFFVRAACIALRDYPVVNAQLDGDEIIYKNYVNMGIAVASEQGLVVPNIKDADRKGLLEISRDITAVAKKARDVKLTMDDLTGGSFTITNGGVFGSLVSTPIINYPQVGILGLHKIQDRPVAIAGKVEIRPMMYVALSYDHRIIDGQAAVLFLVRVKELMEDPATMLIE, via the coding sequence ATGATCGCTTTGAAAGTTCCGCCCCTCGGGGAATCCATTGTTGAAGCGACGGTGTCGCGCTGGGTCAAGCAGCAGGGTGACGCAGTGAACGCCGGCGATACCATACTGGAGCTAGACACCGACAAGATCACGGTCGAAGTGCCTGCACTCCGCGCCGGGGTTCTGGTCAAACAGGCCGTGAAGGAAGGTGACGTCGTCCATGTGGATGACGTGCTCGGCGAGATAGACGAGACGGCGACGACTGTTGCGCCCGCCGCTGCCAAGCCAGCTCCGCCGGCACAGGCTGCGCCGGCGCCGGCGGCAGTCACGCCGCAACCCACGCAACCTGCGCCGGCTGCGCCGACCGTGGCTACAGGCGCGCCGCAGAAGTCTTCGCCGGCAGCACGCCAGGTAGCCGAGGCACGCGGCGTCGATATCGGCGCCGTTCAGGGCACGGGGCGCGGCGGCGTGGTGAGCAAGCCGGATGTGCTCGCTGCTCAACCATCGGCTCGCCCTTCGGCACAACCGACAGCGGCCGCAACTCCGGCGGCGCCTTCAGGACCGCCTGCGCTCCGCTCCGCGCCTGCTCCGTCAGCACCGGGCGAGCGGGAAACGCGCGAGAAACTGTCGACGCGCCGCAAGCGCATCGCGGAGAACCTGCTCCAGTCGCATCTCGCGACGGCGCACCTGACGACGTTCAACGAGATCGACATGAGCGCCGTCAGCTCGCTCCGCGAGCGTGTGAAGGAGAAGATCGAGAAGCAGCACGGCGTTCGCCTCTCGTTCATGCCGTTCTTCGTTCGCGCTGCATGCATCGCGCTGCGCGATTATCCCGTCGTCAACGCACAGCTGGACGGCGACGAGATCATCTACAAGAATTACGTGAACATGGGAATCGCGGTCGCGTCGGAGCAGGGACTGGTGGTTCCAAACATCAAGGACGCGGATCGGAAAGGATTGCTCGAGATTTCGCGCGACATCACGGCTGTTGCAAAAAAGGCGCGCGATGTCAAGCTGACGATGGACGATCTCACGGGCGGGTCCTTCACGATCACGAATGGCGGTGTGTTCGGCTCGTTGGTATCGACTCCGATCATCAACTATCCGCAGGTCGGCATTCTCGGGCTTCACAAGATCCAGGATCGGCCTGTTGCTATAGCCGGCAAGGTCGAGATCCGGCCGATGATGTACGTGGCGCTGTCGTACGATCATCGCATCATCGATGGACAGGCGGCGGTGCTGTTTCTGGTGCGCGTGAAGGAGTTGATGGAAGATCCTGCCACGATGTTGATCGAATGA
- a CDS encoding TIGR00730 family Rossman fold protein, with product MRVAVYCGAHAGLSASFAEAARALGDGLARNGIGVVYGGASRGLMGVLADAALAAGGEVIGVLPRSLGHRELAHKGLSELHIVDTMHERKARIIDLSDVFAVLPGGIGTLDEFFETFTWAQIGIHSKPIALMDVDGFHQPLLAHLRNCVAAGFLSQERLDSLLVYKEVGDFLKFLSMGAVPSAVAPRYAALAES from the coding sequence ATGCGCGTAGCGGTTTATTGCGGCGCGCACGCGGGGCTGTCGGCTAGTTTCGCGGAGGCTGCGCGCGCGTTGGGCGATGGGCTCGCGCGAAACGGAATCGGGGTCGTGTACGGTGGCGCGTCGCGCGGGTTGATGGGAGTTCTCGCCGACGCGGCACTCGCTGCGGGCGGCGAGGTGATCGGCGTGTTACCGCGATCGCTCGGACATCGCGAGCTGGCGCACAAGGGGCTCAGCGAGCTCCACATCGTCGATACGATGCACGAGCGCAAGGCGCGCATCATCGACCTGTCGGATGTGTTCGCGGTGCTTCCGGGTGGAATCGGGACCCTCGACGAATTTTTCGAGACGTTCACCTGGGCGCAGATCGGCATTCACTCCAAGCCGATCGCGCTGATGGACGTGGATGGGTTCCATCAACCTCTCCTCGCACATCTCCGCAACTGCGTCGCGGCCGGATTTCTATCGCAGGAAAGACTGGACTCGCTTCTGGTGTATAAGGAAGTCGGGGATTTTCTCAAATTTCTCTCAATGGGCGCAGTACCTTCGGCGGTTGCGCCGAGGTACGCTGCGCTGGCTGAATCATGA